The proteins below come from a single Jaculus jaculus isolate mJacJac1 chromosome 12, mJacJac1.mat.Y.cur, whole genome shotgun sequence genomic window:
- the LOC105943590 gene encoding tumor necrosis factor ligand superfamily member 13 isoform X1, whose translation MPTSSPDSMGGPVREPALSVALWLSWGAALGAMACAIALLSQQTELQSLRREVSRLQRSRGSSQKQGALLCESPREQRPAAREAWENGERSRRRRAVLAPKWKKKHSVLHLVPINITSKVDSDVTEVMWQPALRRGRGLEARGYVVRVWDAGIYLLYSQVLFHDVTFTMGQVVSREGQGAQETLFRCIRSMPSDPARAYNSCYSAGVFHLHKGDILSVTIPRANAKLSLSPHGTFLGFVKL comes from the exons ATGCCAACCTCATCTCCAGACAGCATGGGGGGCCCCGTCCGAGAGCCGGCACTCTCAGTTGCTCTCTGGTTGAGTTGGGGGGCAGCCCTGGGGGCCATGGCTTGTGCCATTGCATTGCTGAGCCAACAAACggagctgcaaagcctaaggagggAGGTGAGCCGGCTACAGAGGAGCAGAGGGTCTTCCCAGAAGCAGGGAGCGCTTCTCTGCGAGAGTCCCCGGGAACAG AGGCCTGCTGCCCGCGAAGCCTGGGAGAACGGGGAGCGATCTCGGAGGAGGAGAGCGGTGCTTGCCCCGAAGTGGAAGA agAAGCACTCAGTCCTGCACCTTGTCCCCATTAACATCACCTCCAAGG TGGACTCTgatgtgacagaggtgatgtggCAACCAGCTCTTAGGCGTGGGAGAGGCCTGGAGGCCCGAGGATACGTTGTCCGAGTTTGGGACGCTGGAATTTATCTGCTATATAGTCAG GTCCTGTTTCATGATGTGACTTTCACCATGGGCCAGGTGGTGTCTcgggaaggccagggagcacaaGAGACTCTATTCCGATGTATACGCAGTATGCCTTCTGATCCTGCCCGGGCCTACAATAGCTGCTACAGTGCGG GTGTCTTTCATTTACACAAAGGAGATATTCTCAGTGTCACGATTCCCCGGGCAAACGCAAAACTTAGCCTATCTCCGCATGGAACGTTCCTAGGGTTTGTAAAGCTGTGA
- the LOC105943590 gene encoding tumor necrosis factor ligand superfamily member 13 isoform X2 — MPTSSPDSMGGPVREPALSVALWLSWGAALGAMACAIALLSQQTELQSLRREVSRLQRSRGSSQKQGALLCESPREQRPAAREAWENGERSRRRRAVLAPKWKKKHSVLHLVPINITSKVDSDVTEVMWQPALRRGRGLEARGYVVRVWDAGIYLLYSQVVSREGQGAQETLFRCIRSMPSDPARAYNSCYSAGVFHLHKGDILSVTIPRANAKLSLSPHGTFLGFVKL, encoded by the exons ATGCCAACCTCATCTCCAGACAGCATGGGGGGCCCCGTCCGAGAGCCGGCACTCTCAGTTGCTCTCTGGTTGAGTTGGGGGGCAGCCCTGGGGGCCATGGCTTGTGCCATTGCATTGCTGAGCCAACAAACggagctgcaaagcctaaggagggAGGTGAGCCGGCTACAGAGGAGCAGAGGGTCTTCCCAGAAGCAGGGAGCGCTTCTCTGCGAGAGTCCCCGGGAACAG AGGCCTGCTGCCCGCGAAGCCTGGGAGAACGGGGAGCGATCTCGGAGGAGGAGAGCGGTGCTTGCCCCGAAGTGGAAGA agAAGCACTCAGTCCTGCACCTTGTCCCCATTAACATCACCTCCAAGG TGGACTCTgatgtgacagaggtgatgtggCAACCAGCTCTTAGGCGTGGGAGAGGCCTGGAGGCCCGAGGATACGTTGTCCGAGTTTGGGACGCTGGAATTTATCTGCTATATAGTCAG GTGGTGTCTcgggaaggccagggagcacaaGAGACTCTATTCCGATGTATACGCAGTATGCCTTCTGATCCTGCCCGGGCCTACAATAGCTGCTACAGTGCGG GTGTCTTTCATTTACACAAAGGAGATATTCTCAGTGTCACGATTCCCCGGGCAAACGCAAAACTTAGCCTATCTCCGCATGGAACGTTCCTAGGGTTTGTAAAGCTGTGA
- the Tnfsf12 gene encoding tumor necrosis factor ligand superfamily member 12 isoform X2, whose translation MAARRSQRRRGRRGEPGTALLAPLVLSLGLALACLGLLLAVVSLGSGASLSAQEPSQGELAAEDDQEPLELNPQTEDGQNVVPLLERLVRPRRSAPKGRKPRARRAIAAHYEVHPRPGQDGAQAGVDGTVSGWEEAKINSSSPLRYDRQMGEFTVTRAGLYYLYCQVHFDEGKAVYLKLDLLVDDALALRCLEEFSATAASSPGPQLRLCQVSGLVPLRPGSSLRIRTLPKAHLKAAPFLTYFGLFQVH comes from the exons ATGGCCGCCCGTCGGAGCCAGAGGCGGAGGGGGCGCCGGGGGGAGCCGGGCACCGCCCTGCTGGCCCCGCTCGTGCTGAGCCTGGGCCTGGCGCTggcctgccttggcctcctgctgGCCGTGGTCAGCTTGGGGAGCGGGGCATCGCTGTCTGCCCAG GAGCCTTCCCAGGGGGAGCTGGCGGCAGAGGACGACCAGGAGCCCCTG GAACTGAACCCTCAGACAGAGGACGGTCAGAATGTGGTCCCTTTACTGGAACGACTAGTTCGGCCTCGCAGAAGTG CCCCTAAAGGCCGGAAACCACGGGCCCGCAGAGCCATTGCGGCCCATTACGAAG TTCATCCACGGCCAGGACAGGATGGCGCGCAGGCGG GTGTGGATGGGACAGTGAGTGGCTGGGAGGAGGCCAAAATCAACAGCTCCAGCCCTCTGCGCTATGACCGCCAGATGGGGGAATTTACAGTCACCAGGGCTGGGCTCTACTACCTGTACTGTCAG GTGCACTTCGATGAGGGGAAGGCTGTCTACCTGAAGCTCGACTTGCTGGTGGACGACGCGCTGGCCTTGCGCTGCCTGGAGGAGTTCTCCGCCACGGCCGCGAGTTCTCCTGGGCCGCAGCTGCGACTCTGCCAGGTGTCTGGGCTGGTGCCCCTGCGGCCAGGGTCCTCCCTGCGAATCCGCACCCTCCCCAAGGCCCATCTCAAGGCTGCCCCCTTCCTCACGTACTTTGGACTCTTTCAAGTTCACTGA
- the Tnfsf12 gene encoding tumor necrosis factor ligand superfamily member 12 isoform X1, with protein sequence MAARRSQRRRGRRGEPGTALLAPLVLSLGLALACLGLLLAVVSLGSGASLSAQQEPSQGELAAEDDQEPLELNPQTEDGQNVVPLLERLVRPRRSAPKGRKPRARRAIAAHYEVHPRPGQDGAQAGVDGTVSGWEEAKINSSSPLRYDRQMGEFTVTRAGLYYLYCQVHFDEGKAVYLKLDLLVDDALALRCLEEFSATAASSPGPQLRLCQVSGLVPLRPGSSLRIRTLPKAHLKAAPFLTYFGLFQVH encoded by the exons ATGGCCGCCCGTCGGAGCCAGAGGCGGAGGGGGCGCCGGGGGGAGCCGGGCACCGCCCTGCTGGCCCCGCTCGTGCTGAGCCTGGGCCTGGCGCTggcctgccttggcctcctgctgGCCGTGGTCAGCTTGGGGAGCGGGGCATCGCTGTCTGCCCAG CAGGAGCCTTCCCAGGGGGAGCTGGCGGCAGAGGACGACCAGGAGCCCCTG GAACTGAACCCTCAGACAGAGGACGGTCAGAATGTGGTCCCTTTACTGGAACGACTAGTTCGGCCTCGCAGAAGTG CCCCTAAAGGCCGGAAACCACGGGCCCGCAGAGCCATTGCGGCCCATTACGAAG TTCATCCACGGCCAGGACAGGATGGCGCGCAGGCGG GTGTGGATGGGACAGTGAGTGGCTGGGAGGAGGCCAAAATCAACAGCTCCAGCCCTCTGCGCTATGACCGCCAGATGGGGGAATTTACAGTCACCAGGGCTGGGCTCTACTACCTGTACTGTCAG GTGCACTTCGATGAGGGGAAGGCTGTCTACCTGAAGCTCGACTTGCTGGTGGACGACGCGCTGGCCTTGCGCTGCCTGGAGGAGTTCTCCGCCACGGCCGCGAGTTCTCCTGGGCCGCAGCTGCGACTCTGCCAGGTGTCTGGGCTGGTGCCCCTGCGGCCAGGGTCCTCCCTGCGAATCCGCACCCTCCCCAAGGCCCATCTCAAGGCTGCCCCCTTCCTCACGTACTTTGGACTCTTTCAAGTTCACTGA